The genomic DNA CGGCGGCGGGCCGGTCCGGGGCGTCCGTCGTCGCGGTGAACTACTTCGGGGCCGTCGACCTGCTGGTGGGGCTGCGGCCGCTGCTCGCCCGCGAACCGTCCGCGGCGCTGCTGGTGAGCTCGAACTCCACCACCACCCAGCCCGGCTGGCCGATGGAGCTCGCCGAGGCCTGCCTCGGCGGCGACGAGCACGCCGCGGCCGATCTCGCGGACTCGTACGGCGAATACGCCTCGGTCCTGGCCTACCCGGCGACGAAGGCGGCGCTGGCCTACTACGTGCGCAGCCACGCCGCCGAGTACGTGCAGCAGGGCATCCGCCTCAACGCCATCGCGCCGGGGCTCATCGATACCCCGATGACGCAGGCCGGCCGCGCCGACCCGCAGCTCGGCGCCGCCATGGACGCCTTCCTCGACCTGATCCCGGCTGGGCGGGCCGGCCGGCCCGAGGAGATCGCCGCGCTCGCGCAGTTCCTGCTCGGCCCGGAGTCCGGGTACTGCGTCGGCTCCGTCGTCTTCGCCGACGGTGGCCTCGACGCCCAGCAGCGCCCGACGGACTGGCCGCGTCCCGCGGCGCCGCCGGAGTGAGACTCAGCGCGTGAGCCACCCCTGCGGTGCCTCCTCCAGCGCGGCGGCACGGTAACGGTCGGTCCTCCGCGGCGCTGCCGTTGCTCCGCTGGGCGGTGGATCGGGGCTCACTACCGCCGGCGGAACTGCTGCGGCGGCTGTGACGAGGCGGTCGAGTGCCACGCCGAGCGGGTTCTCCTGTCGTTGTAGCTCGTCGACCAGCTGCCGCCGTGCCACGGATGTCGCCTGCATTCCGGCGGCCAGCCGTCGTGCGGCGAGCGCGTCGACCCGCGCGAGCGCGGCGTTCGTGGCCTGCGCGATCGACGCGCCGAGCTGCATGCGGTCCATGCGTTCGCTCTCCCCGTGCAGGGTCACCTGGACGACGGTGCCATCGACGCGTACGCGGACGGTGACCGCGCGATCCGTGGAGCGCGCCTCGGCGGTGAGGCCGGCCGACTCCGCCCGTGCGGCCCGGAGTGCGGCCGCGTGTTCTTCGAGCTGCTGCGCCATCGACGCCAGGTACTCGGTCATGCGCGGAGTCGTTTCAGGGCGGTCCCCACCGCCCGACGCACGCGCGGGTTCGGATCGTCGGCGTACTGCTCGATGAGCGGGACATCTTCTGCGGTACCGATTTTGCCGAGCGCGCGGATCGCCTCCTGATTGACGAATTCGTACTGAAGGTAGTCGCGCGCGACGTCGCGCGATTCGGGGCGGCGGAACCGGCCGAGGTAGCGCACCAGCGCGATGCGAGTACCGGTGTCGAGATCGTCGCCGCGCGCGAGGGCCAGTATGCGGTCGTAGTCGTCCTTGGTCGCGATGCGGCAGAGAGCCTCCATCGCCCAGATGCGGACCGCGCTCGGCAGCGGTGGGTCCGTCCGTGCGAGTTGCTGGAAGAGTGCCTCGATCGCGGCGCGATTCCCCTTGGCGGAGGGTTCATCGAGAACCAGAATGAGAGAGGTGCGGAGGTTCTCGCGGTGCCGGGTCTCCGGGCCGGGAACGCGATCGTCGAGATGGCCGAGCCAATCGGCGTAGACGTCGACCACCGGTCGCGGTGGATTGCGGAGCGATCGGAGCCTGCTCACCGTATACGCGCGTACGCCCACGGCTTCGAGGTCGTCGACGATACGGATATCGAATCCTCGTTCTCCCTGGACGAACCGAGTCAGGCCGTCACGCCAATCGTCGCCCTCGGGCATGCCGGGATATTCGATGAGAGTCATGGGACGGGCACTCCTACGCGGTTCGAGTCGTGGGGTCGGCTGGGATCGGTCGGCGGCGGCTTCCAATTCACCGGCGGCAGGAAGGGGGCGGGCTTCTGGCCGCCGAGGTTCTCGTCGAGCTCCATCCGCAGCACGGTGATCCTCCCTTCGTCCTGGAGCTTCTCCACCTCGGGTGACAGCGTGGTCCGATGGTCGGTGATCAGGGTCATCGTGTAACCGTTGGCCTGCGTCCAGTTCGCAATATCGATGATCTGACTGTCGCTCGGCCCGGTGTCGTTCGTGTTCTTGACCTCGGTCACCTGCCGAGTGACGTCATCGCGGATATCGGGCACGCGATACCCGCCGCGGCCGAGCGGATTGGGTGGGTAGATCCGCGTCTTCTTCTTGCCGGGCGGAATGCCCGCGCGTCGCTCGCCCTCCCTGCCGCGAGCCCAGTTGTTGCCGTTCCCGGCGACGGGCTTGTCCGGCCGCGCGTACCGCCCGAGCAGCGGAGACACGACTCGCAGTGGAC from Tsukamurella paurometabola includes the following:
- a CDS encoding SDR family oxidoreductase, producing MSMYVVTGAASGLGAATAERLHAAGHGVIGVDLQGTDVEADLGTPGGRFEAVARIGELVGSAPLVGFAAFAGLGPAAGRSGASVVAVNYFGAVDLLVGLRPLLAREPSAALLVSSNSTTTQPGWPMELAEACLGGDEHAAADLADSYGEYASVLAYPATKAALAYYVRSHAAEYVQQGIRLNAIAPGLIDTPMTQAGRADPQLGAAMDAFLDLIPAGRAGRPEEIAALAQFLLGPESGYCVGSVVFADGGLDAQQRPTDWPRPAAPPE
- a CDS encoding YbaB/EbfC family nucleoid-associated protein, with the translated sequence MTEYLASMAQQLEEHAAALRAARAESAGLTAEARSTDRAVTVRVRVDGTVVQVTLHGESERMDRMQLGASIAQATNAALARVDALAARRLAAGMQATSVARRQLVDELQRQENPLGVALDRLVTAAAAVPPAVVSPDPPPSGATAAPRRTDRYRAAALEEAPQGWLTR
- a CDS encoding HEAT repeat domain-containing protein; its protein translation is MTLIEYPGMPEGDDWRDGLTRFVQGERGFDIRIVDDLEAVGVRAYTVSRLRSLRNPPRPVVDVYADWLGHLDDRVPGPETRHRENLRTSLILVLDEPSAKGNRAAIEALFQQLARTDPPLPSAVRIWAMEALCRIATKDDYDRILALARGDDLDTGTRIALVRYLGRFRRPESRDVARDYLQYEFVNQEAIRALGKIGTAEDVPLIEQYADDPNPRVRRAVGTALKRLRA
- a CDS encoding putative toxin produces the protein MSPLLGRYARPDKPVAGNGNNWARGREGERRAGIPPGKKKTRIYPPNPLGRGGYRVPDIRDDVTRQVTEVKNTNDTGPSDSQIIDIANWTQANGYTMTLITDHRTTLSPEVEKLQDEGRITVLRMELDENLGGQKPAPFLPPVNWKPPPTDPSRPHDSNRVGVPVP